In Pochonia chlamydosporia 170 chromosome Unknown PCv3seq00008, whole genome shotgun sequence, the following proteins share a genomic window:
- a CDS encoding alpha-acetolactate decarboxylase precursor (similar to Talaromyces marneffei ATCC 18224 XP_002147038.1) — protein MAPASQLFQYSTASALMAGIASTGIRVSNLLSHGNYGLGTVANVDGEVVVVNGVPYHLQSSGDVKVLDDQQQLPFAMVAHFSKDRSLSIDGLPHKDAIRDNLLRIYPGATNRFIIFKLEGQFDTMTARVVRGQEYPGQSLSELGEHQKVNKYEHVRGTIVGFWSPSFMDGISVGGLHAHFLSSDNTFGGHVLALEASGSLQLTADVLNSFHLELPESNDFDKAKLEPGGDALKKVEG, from the coding sequence ATGGCACCCGCATCCCAGCTCTTTCAGTATTCCACAGCGTCTGCGCTGATGGCCGGCATAGCCTCTACCGGTATCCGGGTGTCCAATCTCCTCTCGCATGGGAACTACGGACTCGGCACGGTGGCCAATGTGGACGGGGAAGTCGTCGTAGTGAACGGTGTTCCATACCATTTGCAATCTTCTGGTGATGTCAAGGTTTTGGACgatcaacaacaacttcCTTTTGCCATGGTCGCACACTTTTCAAAAGACCGATCGCTGTCAATAGATGGCCTACCTCACAAGGACGCAATCCGAGACAATTTACTCAGAATCTACCCGGGCGCGACGAATCGTTTCATAATCTTCAAGCTAGAGGGCCAATTTGATACCATGACTGCAAGAGTCGTGCGTGGGCAGGAATATCCGGGACAGTCGCTCTCAGAGCTTGGAGAGCATCAGAAAGTCAACAAGTACGAACATGTGCGGGGGACAATCGTGGGTTTCTGGAGTCCTTCTTTTATGGACGGAATATCAGTTGGCGGTTTACATGCGCACTTTTTATCATCTGATAATACTTTTGGAGGTCATGTTCTGGCGCTGGAAGCGAGCGGTTCACTTCAGTTGACGGCTGATGTTCTCAATTCGTTTCATTTGGAGCTTCCGGAGTCGAATGATTTTGATAAGGCGAAACTTGAGCCGGGTGGCGATGCGCTGAAAAAGGTAGAAGGATAG
- a CDS encoding expansin module family protein (similar to Metarhizium robertsii ARSEF 23 XP_007824925.1) gives MLTIAKALAAVMALTLTANAAPTPETENMNELDARDNGDFTWYHTGLGACGWTNHNGELVAAVGHALYDRTRPCGRRIRAHHRGKSIVVTVVDRCEGCKDNDVDFTPEGFKRLVGSLGPGRVRGTWEFI, from the coding sequence ATGCTCACCATCGCCAAAGCCCTCGCGGCCGTCATGGCACTCACTCTTACTGCCAATGCTGCGCCAACCCCTGAGACAGAGAACATGAACGAGCTTGATGCTCGTGACAATGGTGACTTCACCTGGTATCACACCGGTCTCGGTGCCTGCGGGTGGACAAACCATAACGGCGAGTTGGTTGCCGCTGTCGGTCATGCTCTATATGATCGTACTCGCCCGTGTGGTCGCAGGATCCGCGCCCACCACAGAGGCAAGTCTATTGTTGTCACGGTTGTCGACCGTTGTGAAGGCTGCAAAGACAACGATGTGGACTTTACGCCTGAGGGTTTCAAGAGGCTTGTTGGTAGCCTTGGACCTGGTCGTGTCCGAGGCACTTGGGAATTTATCTGA
- a CDS encoding metallo-beta-lactamase family protein (similar to Metarhizium acridum CQMa 102 XP_007812211.1) — MTFTTEKYDPAATGSWLICNACGTQFPSSDRSVVKTCLICDDPRQYVPPSGQSFTTHDELVKKHRNEFTTYAEDDRLISLTTTPKFAIGQRAILIRTPGGNILWDCLTLLDQDTINRINELGGLKAVVISHPHYYSTHVQWGQAFNCPVYIAAEDKVWTTMDSGHQVLVKEIDTTVEGTDAKIIKLGGHFPGSLVLLFDGRLFIADTLMTTPAGIGKWEVDGTGATRAKPPGLNSFSFLWSIPNYIPLSVEELARMWDILKHYEFKSTHGAFLRMDIEDVGVKQRVLDSMQIQAKFMGYGGHAIMSEKI; from the coding sequence ATGACGTTTACAACCGAGAAATACGATCCCGCAGCTACGGGCTCATGGCTCATCTGTAATGCCTGCGGCACTCAGTTCCCAAGCTCTGATCGCTCCGTCGTCAAGACATGTCTTATTTGCGATGACCCGCGACAATATGTTCCGCCGTCAGGACAGTCGTTCACAACTCATGACGAATTGGTCAAGAAGCACCGAAATGAATTTACTACctacgctgaagatgatCGCTTGATTTCGCTCACGACAACACCGAAATTCGCCATTGGACAGAGGGCCATTCTCATTCGCACTCCTGGCGGCAACATCCTGTGGGACTGCCTGACGCTCCTCGACCAAGACACCATCAACAGGATCAACGAGCTTGGCGGGCTGAAAGCCGTTGTCATCAGTCACCCGCATTACTACAGCACCCACGTACAATGGGGCCAGGCGTTCAATTGCCCCGTATACATTGCCGCTGAGGACAAAGTCTGGACGACCATGGATTCCGGCCACCAGGTGCTGGTCAAGGAGATCGACACCACGGTGGAAGGCACTGATGCCAAGATTATCAAGCTTGGTGGTCACTTCCCGGGCTCATTGGTTCTCTTGTTCGACGGCCGTCTGTTCATTGCCGATACGCTGATGACGACGCCTGCCGGCATTGGCAAGTGGGAGGTTGATGGAACGGGTGCTACGCGAGCCAAGCCGCCTGGTCTCAATTCGTTTTCGTTCCTCTGGAGCATACCCAACTATATTCCGCTGAGCGTGGAGGAACTGGCTCGGATGTGGGACATTCTGAAGCATTATGAGTTCAAGTCTACGCATGGCGCGTTTTTGCGCATGGACATTGAGGATGTGGGTGTGAAGCAGAGAGTTTTGGATAGCATGCAGATTCAGGCCAAGTTTATGGGATATGGAGGACACGCGATTATGAGCGAGAAGATTTAG
- a CDS encoding subunit of the RNA polymerase II mediator complex (similar to Beauveria bassiana ARSEF 2860 XP_008598824.1) codes for MAPGKEDASILDQKRQDGSYPNAQPSSTAPLVSESATEPAPIAGPSTQLDPLEKAPTYEEATSATGHVPTVDSPFDFPTDAELPPSYDAHSEAEAGPSSSASTAKPIAIPQIAPDPAAPFLPSYPPSLLASGITEQTWRSFLNTVSAFLTAKVSDRAIAHAGDMAKSLGEPPKNYGKSLVTHTKSVGKQIAKDAKRFNVFGVAFGVIGGAISIPMHVAFGAVHTIFEIPATAISAVSKSPRTPVQRAATYAAVANKDWFNARGLHAVLLDTKELAEMIHVPMKKILEMAADGGKNGTAAATMAALEPHIEKLKVVDDEVVVLNGKSLWLVLVPVVKEEEPKK; via the coding sequence ATGGCTCCcggcaaagaagatgccTCTATTCTGGACCAGAAACGCCAAGACGGCAGCTACCCCAATGCtcaaccatcatcaacagctCCCTTAGTCTCAGAATCTGCAACCGAGCCAGCTCCCATCGCCGGTCCAAGCACGCAACTAGATCCATTAGAGAAGGCACCTACATACGAAGAAGCAACAAGCGCAACCGGCCATGTTCCGACCGTCGACTCGCCATTTGACTTTCCTACAGACGCAGAACTTCCGCCCTCCTACGACGCTCACagtgaagcagaagctgggCCAAGCTCAAGCGCCTCCACGGCAAAACCCATCGCGATCCCTCAAATCGCACCTGATCCTGCCGCTCCATTCCTCCCTTCTTACCCGCCATCACTTCTAGCCTCTGGCATCACTGAGCAAACATGGCGCTCATTCCTGAATACCGTGTCTGCCTTCCTAACCGCCAAAGTATCCGATAGAGCCATCGCCCACGCTGGAGACATGGCAAAGAGCCTAGGCGAGCCGCCCAAAAACTACGGCAAGAGTCTTGTCACTCACACCAAATCAGTTGGAAAGCAAATCGCCAAAGACGCAAAGCGCTTCAACGTGTTCGGTGTGGCGTTTGGCGTCATTGGAGGCGCAATCTCCATCCCAATGCACGTTGCGTTTGGTGCGGTGCACACTATATTCGAGATTCCGGCTACTGCCATCTCTGCTGTGTCTAAATCGCCTAGGACGCCGGTACAAAGGGCAGCTACATACGCGGCTGTCGCCAATAAGGATTGGTTTAATGCCAGGGGCCTTCATGCGGTGTTGTTAGATACGAAAGAGTTGGCGGAGATGATTCATGTTCCCATGAAAAAGATTCTGGAGATGGCTGCGGATGGAGGGAAGAATGGAACAGCGGCAGCTACTATGGCTGCTTTGGAGCCACACATTGAGAAGTTGAAagttgtggatgatgaggttgtggtgttgaatgGCAAGTCATTGTGGTTGGTGCTTGTACCAGTTgtcaaggaagaagagccgAAGAAGTAG